From one bacterium Scap17 genomic stretch:
- a CDS encoding sulfite exporter TauE/SafE family protein: MLASPADIPYLASLLEGLAQYFPLSLSIVCTLLLLALLTSAMSAAVGVGGGTLLIMFMAQLMPAAALIPVHGMVQLGSNGGRMAMTWRHIDMRRLLAFLPGVALGALVAAWVLIRLPEGVLELSIALFVLFTCWGPALPKRALSRTGTLIAGAITTFLSSLIGASGPLVASFIKQGGGERHAKVATFAACMVAQHLTKAFIFGMAGFLFQEWLPLIVLMIGAGLIGTRLGLRFLDRVSNRHFDGLFKWALSLLALRLAWLGSASLISH; the protein is encoded by the coding sequence ATGCTCGCAAGTCCCGCCGATATTCCCTACCTCGCAAGCCTGCTTGAGGGCCTCGCGCAGTATTTCCCGCTCTCGCTATCTATCGTCTGCACGTTGCTGCTGCTTGCCCTGCTGACGTCAGCCATGTCCGCAGCTGTCGGGGTCGGCGGCGGCACCCTGCTGATCATGTTCATGGCGCAGTTGATGCCTGCCGCTGCCCTGATTCCGGTGCATGGCATGGTGCAGCTGGGCTCCAACGGCGGGCGCATGGCGATGACGTGGCGCCATATCGACATGCGCCGCCTGTTGGCCTTTCTGCCCGGCGTGGCGCTGGGTGCGCTGGTCGCGGCCTGGGTGTTGATCCGCTTGCCTGAAGGGGTACTGGAGCTTTCCATCGCGCTGTTCGTGCTGTTCACCTGCTGGGGGCCGGCACTGCCTAAGCGAGCTTTGAGCCGCACGGGCACCTTGATCGCCGGAGCCATCACGACTTTCCTTTCGAGTCTGATCGGTGCCAGCGGCCCACTGGTCGCGAGCTTCATCAAGCAAGGCGGCGGCGAGCGTCACGCCAAGGTGGCGACCTTCGCGGCCTGCATGGTCGCGCAGCACCTCACCAAAGCCTTCATCTTCGGCATGGCAGGGTTTCTCTTCCAGGAGTGGTTGCCCCTGATCGTGCTGATGATCGGCGCGGGCCTGATCGGTACCCGCCTCGGACTGCGCTTTCTGGATCGCGTCTCCAACCGGCATTTCGATGGCCTGTTCAAATGGGCGCTGTCATTGCTGGCGCTCAGGCTTGCCTGGCTGGGTAGCGCTTCTCTGATCAGTCATTGA
- a CDS encoding DUF971 domain-containing protein produces the protein MALPITPDYDSWPIDETLVKVVHEARYLSVTWSDGRVSRFHSVWLRENAADDTTVNPATRERILDLSQIPAWPEIAEASIDEDGALSVLFTPEDRRLRFHPGFLRANDYDNQDALPPELPPLTLWHGEQLEQPPTIDAARLAEADHGSAQEAEILYPTLHELLGKGLVRLRNLPTEKGAIEKVAERIGSIRTTNFGHLFNVRAIQNPDSNAYTSIALPPHVDLPTREYQPGLQCLYCLENTVEGGMAVMMDGFAIAAALKEEHPEAYATLTTVHWRYANTSRNTDHVWYSPMIVLGQAGELLEVRIADFLRGPMMAPFEQTETAYEALMTLQRMLREPRFAMRFTYAPGDMVIFDNRRLLHARDAFEGDSGSRWLQGCYLERDEVRSRYRMLKRAERAERVEEATQTA, from the coding sequence ATGGCGCTCCCGATCACACCCGATTACGACAGCTGGCCAATTGACGAGACTCTCGTGAAGGTCGTTCACGAAGCACGCTATCTGAGCGTGACCTGGAGCGATGGCCGCGTCAGCCGTTTTCATAGTGTCTGGTTGCGCGAGAACGCCGCGGACGATACCACCGTCAATCCGGCGACGCGCGAACGCATTCTGGACCTCTCCCAGATTCCCGCCTGGCCGGAAATCGCCGAGGCCAGCATCGATGAGGACGGCGCACTCAGCGTACTGTTCACGCCAGAAGACCGCCGCCTGCGCTTCCACCCGGGCTTCCTGCGCGCCAATGACTATGACAACCAGGACGCGCTGCCGCCGGAACTGCCGCCGCTGACGCTCTGGCACGGTGAGCAGCTGGAACAGCCGCCGACCATCGATGCCGCCCGCCTGGCCGAGGCCGATCATGGCAGCGCGCAGGAGGCGGAGATTCTGTATCCGACCCTGCACGAACTGCTCGGCAAGGGACTGGTGCGCCTGCGCAACCTGCCGACGGAAAAAGGCGCCATCGAAAAGGTCGCCGAGCGCATCGGCTCGATCCGCACCACCAACTTCGGCCACCTCTTCAATGTCCGCGCAATCCAGAACCCGGATTCGAACGCCTATACCTCCATCGCCTTGCCGCCGCATGTGGACCTGCCGACCCGGGAATATCAGCCGGGCCTGCAATGCCTCTACTGTCTCGAGAACACCGTGGAAGGCGGCATGGCGGTGATGATGGATGGCTTCGCCATCGCGGCGGCGCTGAAGGAAGAACACCCCGAGGCCTACGCGACACTCACCACGGTGCACTGGCGCTACGCCAATACCTCGCGCAATACCGATCATGTCTGGTATTCGCCGATGATCGTGCTGGGTCAGGCAGGAGAACTGCTGGAGGTGCGAATCGCCGACTTCCTGCGCGGGCCGATGATGGCGCCGTTCGAGCAGACCGAGACCGCCTATGAGGCACTGATGACGCTACAGCGCATGTTGCGTGAGCCGCGCTTCGCCATGCGCTTCACCTATGCCCCCGGCGACATGGTCATCTTCGACAATCGCCGCCTGCTGCACGCCCGCGATGCCTTCGAGGGCGACAGCGGCAGCCGCTGGTTGCAAGGCTGCTACCTAGAACGTGACGAGGTGCGCTCTCGCTATCGCATGCTCAAGCGTGCCGAACGCGCCGAGCGGGTCGAGGAAGCTACCCAGACGGCGTGA
- a CDS encoding GlxA family transcriptional regulator, with product MVALFSMIEPLRIANRLRGARLYQWTLASQDGAPVKASNGMLLPVDTARDELTAVDKLVVCTSFAPEAYLEDRTLHWLQKRAHSGCQLGGVDTGCFVLARAGLLAGKTVTLHWESLPEFSQRFDEVDAVESLYEISDDGFFCAGGSAPLDMSLELIRRQHGQTLYQAVREQLILDQGRLPASRQRGISQQTADLADPLLRRAITRMENTLEAPLSIEALAEELGLSWRQLERRFQQGLGCTPRAYHGERRLLHARSLLHDTRHGVTDIALACGFTSHSSFTRAFRRRFGITPTQARRQPPRPLM from the coding sequence ATGGTCGCGCTTTTCTCGATGATCGAGCCGCTGCGCATCGCGAATCGACTGCGTGGTGCGCGCCTTTATCAATGGACACTCGCAAGCCAGGATGGCGCGCCGGTCAAGGCTTCCAACGGCATGCTGCTGCCGGTGGATACTGCACGTGATGAGCTCACCGCAGTGGACAAACTGGTGGTGTGCACCAGCTTTGCCCCGGAAGCCTATCTGGAAGACCGCACCTTGCACTGGTTGCAGAAGCGGGCACACAGCGGCTGCCAGCTGGGAGGCGTGGATACCGGCTGCTTCGTGCTGGCGCGCGCCGGCCTGCTCGCCGGCAAGACGGTCACGCTGCATTGGGAAAGCCTGCCGGAATTCAGCCAGCGCTTCGATGAGGTGGACGCCGTGGAGTCACTGTATGAAATCAGTGACGATGGCTTCTTCTGCGCCGGCGGCAGCGCCCCGCTGGACATGAGCCTGGAGCTGATCCGCCGCCAGCATGGCCAGACACTCTATCAAGCGGTACGCGAACAGCTGATTCTCGATCAGGGCCGACTGCCGGCCAGCCGCCAGCGCGGCATCAGTCAGCAGACGGCCGATCTGGCTGACCCGCTGCTCAGGCGTGCGATCACGCGCATGGAGAACACCCTGGAGGCCCCGCTCAGCATCGAGGCACTCGCCGAGGAACTCGGCCTCTCATGGCGCCAGCTGGAGCGCCGCTTCCAGCAAGGGCTCGGCTGCACGCCTCGCGCCTATCATGGGGAGCGTCGCCTGCTGCATGCACGCAGCCTGCTTCACGATACCCGCCATGGCGTGACCGATATCGCCCTGGCCTGCGGTTTCACCTCGCATTCGAGTTTCACCCGTGCCTTTCGCCGTCGCTTCGGCATTACCCCGACCCAGGCACGCCGTCAGCCACCACGTCCTCTGATGTGA
- a CDS encoding copper resistance system multicopper oxidase — protein sequence MAPKPSEFSVSRRQLLKGGSALGLGAMVSGVAPAWANPWGRTSGYSQGVEHGPEISLVIRREDIDIAGQFARPISINGSSPGPMVRLKEGQDAVIKVTNLLDEPTSIHWHGIILPPEMDGVPGISFAGIAPGETFTYRFPVTQSGTYWYHSHSGLQEQEGHAGPLIIDSATPEAFTYDREHVLLLTDWTFEDPKSVFRNLKTMEGYYNYQERTVADFFADVRRGGWVDTIESRSMWAEMRMSSRDIADVTGSTYTYLLNGHSPEENWSALFKRGETVRLRVVNGSAMSYFDLRIPGLKMTVVAADGQPVQPVEVDEFRIAVAEAYDVLVTPEDDKAYTIFAEAMDRSGYARATLAPRPGMEAPVPERRQIADRGMEAMGAHAGMDHSQMAGMDHSQMAGMDHSQMAGMDHSQMAGMDHSKMAGMDHSKMAGMDHSQMAGMDHSKMAGMDHSQMAGMDHSQMAGMDHSQMAGMDHSKMTGLQADAAQGGMLMAGAAQQGARYDQAGIGLDQSLRRVLVYQDLKAYSPWPDRRGPMREMELHLTGNMERYMWSFDGKKFSEVNGPIHFHKDERLRLILINDTMMEHPIHLHGMWMELENGHGDLIPRKHTLNVKPGERVSALITADAEGSWAFHCHLLYHMDAGMFRVVKVS from the coding sequence ATGGCACCAAAACCGTCTGAATTTTCTGTATCACGTCGTCAGTTGCTCAAGGGAGGTTCTGCCCTGGGGCTGGGCGCAATGGTGTCAGGCGTGGCACCCGCCTGGGCCAACCCCTGGGGGCGCACATCAGGTTACTCCCAAGGGGTTGAGCATGGGCCCGAGATCTCTCTTGTCATTCGACGTGAAGACATCGACATTGCCGGGCAATTCGCTCGTCCTATCAGCATCAATGGCAGTAGTCCCGGGCCCATGGTGCGCTTGAAGGAGGGGCAGGATGCTGTCATCAAGGTGACAAACCTGCTCGATGAGCCAACCTCCATTCACTGGCATGGCATCATACTTCCTCCGGAAATGGACGGCGTGCCGGGTATCAGCTTCGCAGGGATAGCACCGGGCGAAACCTTTACCTACCGGTTTCCTGTCACTCAGAGCGGTACCTACTGGTATCACAGTCATTCAGGCCTCCAGGAGCAGGAAGGCCACGCAGGTCCATTGATCATCGACTCCGCAACACCCGAAGCCTTCACCTATGATCGTGAGCATGTCCTGCTGCTGACTGACTGGACATTCGAAGACCCCAAGTCCGTATTTCGCAATCTCAAGACCATGGAAGGCTACTATAACTACCAGGAGCGCACCGTCGCTGATTTCTTTGCGGATGTACGACGGGGTGGTTGGGTGGACACGATCGAGTCGCGCAGCATGTGGGCAGAGATGCGCATGAGCTCACGGGATATTGCCGATGTCACCGGCAGTACCTATACATATCTTCTCAATGGTCATTCACCAGAAGAAAACTGGAGCGCGCTATTCAAGCGTGGGGAAACAGTGCGTCTGCGTGTCGTCAATGGCTCGGCAATGAGCTACTTCGATTTACGCATTCCCGGCTTGAAGATGACCGTGGTGGCGGCAGATGGTCAGCCAGTGCAACCGGTTGAAGTGGATGAGTTCCGTATTGCCGTGGCGGAAGCCTACGATGTGCTGGTGACACCGGAAGATGACAAGGCGTACACCATCTTCGCCGAAGCCATGGACCGCAGTGGCTACGCGCGAGCCACGTTGGCACCCCGCCCCGGAATGGAGGCGCCCGTACCTGAACGACGGCAGATCGCTGATCGCGGGATGGAGGCCATGGGCGCTCATGCTGGAATGGACCATTCGCAGATGGCAGGCATGGATCATTCGCAGATGGCGGGCATGGATCATTCGCAGATGGCGGGCATGGACCATTCGCAGATGGCGGGCATGGACCATTCGAAGATGGCAGGTATGGACCATTCGAAGATGGCAGGCATGGACCATTCGCAGATGGCGGGCATGGACCATTCGAAGATGGCAGGCATGGACCATTCGCAGATGGCAGGTATGGACCATTCGCAGATGGCGGGCATGGACCATTCGCAGATGGCAGGTATGGACCATTCGAAGATGACTGGCCTGCAAGCCGATGCAGCCCAGGGCGGCATGCTGATGGCGGGTGCTGCTCAGCAAGGGGCTCGTTATGACCAGGCAGGAATCGGTCTGGACCAGTCGCTGCGTCGTGTACTGGTCTATCAGGATCTCAAGGCCTATTCACCATGGCCGGACAGACGTGGGCCCATGCGCGAGATGGAGTTGCATCTGACCGGCAATATGGAACGTTATATGTGGTCCTTCGATGGCAAGAAGTTCAGTGAAGTCAATGGCCCTATTCATTTTCATAAAGATGAGCGCCTCCGTCTCATCTTGATCAATGACACCATGATGGAGCATCCCATTCATTTACATGGGATGTGGATGGAGCTCGAGAATGGCCACGGTGACCTGATCCCTCGCAAGCACACCTTGAATGTCAAACCCGGTGAGCGCGTCTCAGCGTTGATCACTGCCGATGCAGAAGGTAGCTGGGCTTTCCATTGTCATCTTCTGTACCACATGGATGCAGGTATGTTCCGTGTCGTAAAGGTTTCCTGA
- a CDS encoding copper resistance protein B has translation MSISQHSFRLACVTVCLFSSAGASQAFAQDGYDAPASWPSPMAEHLQWSAVFDRLEYSLPDKGEDSLVWDFQAWYGGDTHRVYLKSEGENVQGDGEEAEFESLELLYSRLVADFWEFQVGAGYQGGVFNDDHDEGVYGVFGFQGTAPYRIETDAAVQYREEGIVTASLELEHDVRLTQRWYLQPRSEMVFAANESRQQGIGTGLNSVRIGLRARYEITRRVAPYVGMYWQREYGETADMQREEGEDVEDTAVVVGVRMMF, from the coding sequence ATGTCAATCAGTCAGCATTCATTTCGTCTTGCCTGCGTGACGGTATGTCTATTCTCCAGTGCTGGTGCCTCCCAGGCATTTGCCCAGGATGGATATGATGCCCCGGCGTCATGGCCATCGCCCATGGCCGAACATCTCCAGTGGAGCGCAGTTTTCGATCGCCTGGAATATAGCCTTCCGGACAAGGGAGAGGACTCCCTGGTGTGGGATTTTCAGGCCTGGTATGGCGGAGATACCCACCGCGTCTATCTCAAGTCAGAAGGGGAGAATGTCCAAGGCGATGGTGAAGAAGCCGAGTTTGAATCCCTTGAGCTTCTCTACAGTCGCCTGGTTGCCGATTTCTGGGAGTTCCAGGTTGGAGCTGGCTATCAGGGTGGTGTGTTCAACGATGATCATGATGAAGGCGTATATGGGGTCTTCGGCTTTCAGGGGACCGCCCCCTACCGGATCGAGACGGATGCCGCAGTGCAGTACCGAGAGGAAGGTATCGTGACTGCCAGCCTGGAGCTTGAACATGATGTGCGCCTGACCCAGCGCTGGTATCTACAGCCACGTAGTGAAATGGTGTTCGCTGCCAATGAGTCCAGGCAGCAGGGGATTGGGACGGGCCTCAACTCAGTACGAATCGGCTTGCGTGCACGCTATGAGATAACTCGGCGGGTAGCGCCTTACGTCGGCATGTACTGGCAGAGAGAGTATGGCGAAACCGCCGATATGCAGCGTGAAGAAGGTGAGGATGTGGAGGATACGGCTGTCGTGGTCGGTGTGCGCATGATGTTCTAG
- a CDS encoding response regulator transcription factor, whose protein sequence is MKLLLLEDDDLLAESLAELLEDNGYRLDVSSNLNDAQAFMATEQYALAILDLGLPDGSGLDLLKRWRQGQVDIPILILTARDTWEDKVVGLRSGADDYLTKPFHEAELLARLHALLRRRQGASHGYLQVSGIQLDEEAQRVCCDGEQWASLTATEFRLLRYLMHHPDRVHSKTQLLDQLYALEQDAAAPNLVEVYIARLRRRLGKDLIQTRRGQGYLLVSHRSS, encoded by the coding sequence ATGAAGCTGTTGTTGCTTGAAGATGATGACCTGCTGGCGGAAAGCCTGGCCGAGCTGCTTGAGGACAATGGTTATCGACTGGATGTCTCCTCCAATTTGAATGATGCGCAAGCCTTCATGGCAACCGAGCAGTACGCGCTGGCCATTCTGGATCTGGGACTACCGGACGGCTCCGGGTTGGATTTGCTCAAGCGCTGGCGTCAAGGTCAGGTGGATATTCCGATACTGATTCTCACGGCCCGTGACACGTGGGAAGACAAGGTCGTCGGTTTGCGCAGCGGGGCAGATGATTACCTGACCAAGCCATTTCATGAAGCAGAGTTGCTGGCACGTCTTCATGCGCTGCTTCGGCGTCGTCAAGGGGCAAGTCATGGGTATCTTCAGGTGAGCGGAATTCAGCTGGATGAAGAGGCGCAGCGTGTGTGCTGTGATGGAGAGCAGTGGGCGAGCTTGACGGCCACCGAATTTCGCCTGTTACGGTACCTCATGCATCATCCAGACAGAGTGCACTCCAAGACACAGTTGCTGGATCAGCTATATGCCCTGGAGCAGGACGCCGCGGCGCCCAATCTGGTAGAAGTCTATATCGCTCGCCTTCGCCGCCGCCTGGGCAAGGACTTGATACAGACCCGCCGCGGACAGGGGTATCTGCTTGTTTCACATCGATCGTCGTAG
- a CDS encoding DUF3820 family protein — protein MSPEDLQKLTTRQMPYGKYAGRLIADLPGDYLGWFARKGFPQGEIGRLLALMHEIDHNGLNALLEPLRKR, from the coding sequence ATGAGCCCTGAAGACCTGCAGAAACTGACGACCCGCCAGATGCCCTATGGCAAGTATGCCGGACGCCTGATTGCCGACCTGCCCGGGGATTATCTGGGCTGGTTTGCGCGCAAGGGATTCCCGCAGGGCGAGATCGGTCGCCTGCTCGCGCTGATGCACGAGATTGATCACAACGGGTTGAATGCGCTGCTGGAGCCGTTGAGAAAACGCTAA
- a CDS encoding aldehyde dehydrogenase family protein: MPRDYQNLEQLPLAGEWRAGRAGKTLEVLDPFDQSSLLSISMANAEDLDASYRKARDVQPDWAQTPASERAGVMHKAVELMDERREELLGWLIRESGSTRIKAQAELAAARAITLESAAMANRVAGMAMEAQVPGKESRVFRKPLGVIGIISPWNFPLHLTQRSLAPALALGNSVVIKPASDTPLTGGLLLARLFEEAGLPAGVLSVVVGSGSEIGDAFVDHEVPRLISFTGSTQVGKGIGERAVGGDHLKHVALELGGNSPFVVLDDADIEQAVDATLVGKFLHQGQICMAINRIIVDESVHDAFVDRFVARARALKVGDPAQDDTVIGPIINAKQRDGLLEMIETAKGEGAQVMLEGETQGQLVPPHVFTEVTNDMSLARNEIFGPLVGIQKARDEAHALELANGTEYGLSASVFTADIARGERFARQVEAGMVHVNDMPVNDDPRAPFGGEKNSGLGRFNGDWVLEEFTTDQWVSLQVEPRQYPF; encoded by the coding sequence ATGCCTCGCGATTACCAGAACCTGGAGCAGCTACCTCTCGCCGGTGAATGGCGTGCCGGACGAGCCGGCAAGACGCTTGAGGTGTTGGACCCCTTCGATCAGAGCTCGCTGCTCTCGATTTCCATGGCCAACGCCGAGGATCTCGACGCCAGCTATCGCAAGGCGCGCGATGTCCAGCCTGACTGGGCCCAGACGCCGGCAAGCGAGCGCGCGGGCGTGATGCACAAGGCGGTGGAGCTGATGGACGAGCGACGCGAGGAGCTGCTCGGCTGGTTGATTCGTGAGTCCGGCAGTACTCGCATCAAGGCGCAGGCGGAACTGGCCGCGGCTCGCGCGATCACGCTGGAATCTGCCGCGATGGCCAACCGCGTGGCCGGAATGGCGATGGAGGCTCAGGTGCCGGGCAAGGAGAGCCGTGTCTTTCGCAAGCCGCTGGGTGTCATCGGCATCATCAGCCCGTGGAATTTCCCGCTGCATCTGACCCAGCGTTCCCTGGCACCGGCATTGGCGCTTGGCAACAGCGTCGTCATCAAGCCGGCGAGTGACACGCCGCTGACCGGTGGCCTGCTGCTGGCCAGATTGTTCGAGGAGGCGGGCCTGCCTGCCGGCGTCTTGAGCGTGGTGGTCGGTTCCGGCAGCGAGATCGGCGATGCCTTCGTGGATCACGAGGTGCCGCGGCTGATCTCCTTCACCGGTTCCACCCAGGTGGGCAAGGGCATCGGCGAGCGCGCCGTCGGTGGTGATCATCTCAAGCACGTTGCCCTGGAACTGGGTGGTAACAGTCCCTTCGTGGTGCTGGATGATGCGGATATCGAGCAGGCGGTGGACGCCACTCTGGTCGGCAAGTTCCTCCATCAGGGGCAGATCTGCATGGCCATCAACCGCATCATCGTCGATGAGTCGGTCCATGACGCCTTTGTCGATCGCTTCGTGGCGCGTGCCCGTGCACTCAAGGTCGGCGATCCCGCACAGGACGATACCGTCATCGGGCCGATCATCAATGCCAAGCAGCGTGATGGTCTACTCGAGATGATCGAGACGGCCAAGGGCGAGGGCGCCCAGGTGATGCTTGAGGGCGAGACGCAGGGTCAGCTGGTGCCGCCGCATGTGTTCACCGAGGTCACCAATGACATGAGTCTGGCCCGCAACGAGATCTTCGGTCCGCTGGTCGGCATCCAGAAGGCCCGTGATGAAGCTCACGCGCTGGAGCTTGCCAATGGCACCGAATATGGCCTTTCGGCGTCCGTCTTCACCGCGGATATCGCACGTGGCGAGCGCTTCGCGCGCCAGGTCGAGGCTGGCATGGTGCACGTCAATGACATGCCAGTGAACGATGACCCGCGCGCGCCCTTCGGTGGCGAGAAGAACTCCGGCCTTGGGCGCTTCAATGGCGACTGGGTGCTTGAGGAATTCACCACCGACCAGTGGGTCAGCCTGCAGGTCGAGCCCCGCCAATATCCGTTCTGA
- a CDS encoding ATP-binding protein, giving the protein MCLFHIDRRSLRFRLLTRLGGASLAVVLFAWYLHGFFLHELAKDFLGERLKDEASHIVTLLKKDERPVAQLMAAAREESLSFHHFYVLRVGEKVSTSLPALPTQMLPLLEGKGDALFMHQFQQQPLLVYRHVFDIRGDAVQLLIAENFSPVEQGLTRVHWWIAASAILLWGILISLNLLAVRRGLKPLSVLRHQLSELQSGYRKRIVLEAPSELDALVSQLNTLLDEFDLRLTRSRESVANLSHALKTPLAALTQVLRGKRPINEVRRGKMLQRVETIHSQLETELRRARIAGPRAGQTTRPVEEAQRLIEMFQGIYPQRTFLLECLGVSNEHADSWVNVETQDFTEMLGILLDNAGKWSVNQVQCRLTIESDQIVLCVEDDGPGVPEAQLAHLGERGWRQDETHPGYGLGLSILAHLVKHYAGCVSYSTAGAGGLRAEVHLSTRK; this is encoded by the coding sequence ATCTGCTTGTTTCACATCGATCGTCGTAGCCTTCGTTTTCGCCTGCTGACCCGCCTGGGAGGTGCATCCCTCGCGGTGGTGTTGTTTGCCTGGTATCTGCATGGCTTCTTTCTCCACGAGCTGGCGAAGGACTTTCTTGGGGAGCGTCTCAAGGATGAGGCATCGCATATCGTCACCTTGCTCAAGAAGGATGAGCGGCCTGTTGCCCAGCTCATGGCAGCGGCCCGTGAGGAATCTCTGAGCTTTCATCATTTCTATGTGTTGCGAGTCGGGGAGAAGGTCAGTACCTCGTTGCCTGCCTTGCCGACGCAGATGCTCCCTTTGCTTGAGGGCAAGGGGGATGCGTTATTCATGCATCAGTTTCAGCAACAGCCACTGTTGGTCTATCGGCACGTCTTCGATATCCGCGGGGACGCGGTGCAATTGTTGATTGCCGAGAATTTCTCGCCAGTGGAGCAGGGCTTGACCCGAGTTCATTGGTGGATCGCCGCCAGCGCCATCCTGTTGTGGGGGATTCTGATATCACTCAATCTGCTGGCGGTAAGGCGGGGGCTCAAGCCGTTGAGTGTCCTGCGCCATCAATTGAGTGAACTTCAGTCCGGGTATCGAAAGCGGATTGTGCTTGAGGCCCCTTCCGAGCTTGATGCGCTGGTATCACAGCTCAACACCTTGCTGGATGAGTTTGATCTTAGGTTGACTCGTTCACGAGAGTCTGTGGCGAATCTGTCCCATGCGCTCAAGACACCTCTGGCGGCACTGACACAGGTGCTGCGTGGCAAGCGACCGATCAATGAGGTACGTCGTGGCAAGATGCTGCAACGTGTAGAGACGATTCATTCCCAGCTGGAGACAGAACTCAGGCGAGCCCGCATTGCTGGCCCGCGCGCCGGTCAGACAACACGCCCGGTTGAAGAGGCCCAGCGCTTGATCGAGATGTTCCAGGGGATCTATCCGCAGCGTACCTTCTTGCTGGAGTGTCTGGGCGTATCTAATGAGCATGCGGATAGCTGGGTGAATGTCGAGACACAGGATTTCACCGAAATGCTCGGCATATTGCTGGATAATGCGGGCAAGTGGTCTGTCAATCAGGTGCAATGCCGATTGACGATAGAGAGTGACCAGATCGTGCTCTGCGTCGAGGATGATGGTCCGGGGGTGCCGGAGGCACAGTTGGCCCATCTTGGCGAGCGTGGGTGGCGTCAGGACGAAACTCACCCGGGTTATGGGTTGGGGCTCTCCATTCTTGCCCATCTCGTCAAGCATTACGCTGGTTGCGTGAGCTACTCAACAGCCGGCGCAGGGGGATTGAGAGCCGAGGTGCATCTGTCCACACGCAAATAG
- a CDS encoding cytochrome c, giving the protein MKKLLLGMCLAFMVLLAAGAGVIYSGVVSVAADDPHGSWVHGILETARERSIESHASDIAAPPLDDEAMKVAGAGNYASMCASCHLAPGMQETELSKGLYPSPPNFVSSDMHGEPEERFWVIKHGIKASGMPAWGKSMQDEYIWQMVAFMQELPDMSAARYTALVAASDGHQHGGGETAQSPSSHHDDDTRQPHHAREADGPADLQDSHEPEGSHEPKENHEPKDSGRAEDHPHSSHDAEHQH; this is encoded by the coding sequence ATGAAGAAATTATTGTTGGGGATGTGTCTGGCATTCATGGTGCTGCTGGCAGCAGGGGCCGGAGTCATTTACTCCGGCGTCGTCAGTGTCGCGGCAGATGATCCGCATGGGTCATGGGTCCATGGAATTCTTGAAACGGCGCGTGAACGTTCGATCGAAAGCCACGCGAGTGATATCGCCGCGCCACCCCTCGATGATGAAGCCATGAAAGTGGCGGGGGCCGGCAATTATGCATCGATGTGTGCCTCCTGCCATCTCGCGCCAGGCATGCAAGAGACAGAGCTCAGCAAGGGGCTTTACCCCAGTCCACCGAATTTTGTATCTTCGGATATGCATGGTGAGCCTGAAGAGCGCTTCTGGGTCATCAAGCATGGGATAAAAGCCAGCGGAATGCCGGCATGGGGCAAGAGCATGCAGGATGAATATATCTGGCAGATGGTCGCTTTCATGCAAGAGCTACCGGACATGAGTGCTGCTCGTTATACGGCTCTTGTGGCAGCAAGTGATGGTCATCAACATGGCGGAGGCGAGACTGCACAATCACCGTCATCGCATCATGACGATGACACCCGCCAACCACATCACGCTAGGGAAGCTGATGGGCCTGCTGATTTACAAGACAGCCATGAGCCGGAGGGCAGTCATGAGCCGAAAGAGAATCATGAGCCGAAGGACAGTGGCCGGGCTGAGGATCATCCTCACTCATCACATGATGCAGAGCATCAACATTGA